A genomic window from Cryobacterium sp. SO2 includes:
- the rpsD gene encoding 30S ribosomal protein S4, protein MSTKSRTRSKTRLSRALGIALTPKAAKYLEKRPYAPGEHGRTKRKTDSDYAVRLREKQRLRAQYGIREAQLKIAFEEARRRQGLTGENLVEILETRLDALLVRSAIARTTAQARQMVVHRHILVDGQLVDRPSFRVKPGQLIHVKARSEGTEPFQVAAAGGHVDLLPKLPPYLEVELDKLQARLVRAPKRIEIPVTCEVQLVVEYYAAR, encoded by the coding sequence GTGTCTACCAAGTCACGTACCCGCAGTAAGACCCGCCTCTCGCGGGCCCTGGGCATCGCCCTGACCCCGAAGGCCGCCAAGTACCTCGAGAAGCGTCCCTACGCTCCGGGCGAGCACGGCCGCACCAAGCGCAAGACCGACTCGGACTACGCGGTGCGTCTGCGCGAAAAGCAGCGCTTACGCGCCCAGTACGGCATCCGCGAAGCACAGCTCAAGATCGCCTTCGAAGAAGCGCGTCGCCGTCAGGGCCTGACCGGTGAGAACCTGGTTGAGATCCTCGAGACCCGTCTCGACGCCCTCCTCGTGCGTTCGGCCATCGCCCGCACCACCGCCCAGGCCCGTCAGATGGTTGTGCACCGTCACATCCTCGTTGACGGCCAGCTGGTCGACCGTCCCTCCTTCCGCGTGAAGCCGGGTCAGCTCATCCACGTCAAGGCGCGCTCCGAGGGCACCGAGCCCTTCCAGGTCGCCGCGGCCGGCGGTCACGTCGACCTGCTGCCCAAGCTCCCGCCGTACCTCGAGGTCGAACTCGACAAGCTGCAGGCCCGCCTCGTTCGCGCCCCGAAGCGCATCGAGATCCCCGTGACCTGTGAAGTTCAGCTCGTCGTCGAGTACTACGCAGCACGCTAG
- a CDS encoding shikimate dehydrogenase: MADLTHDRIPAGATRRRVAVLGSPIAHSLSPALHTAAYGVLGLDWEYTAVEVAAGELDAFLETLTPDWVGLSLTMPLKHEIQPRLADVDRLATLTGAVNTVLFGDGAPGAPRILTGYNTDVPGLVRALAEAGTDRAAHVTLLGAGATAASALVAAAELGAETVDVIARTPARAAGLVDLGRQLGLVVTVSALSAVTAADRVSDLVISTMPGDAALPGEFPAMLRASTPLFDVGYAPWPTALASSWTAAGGRASSGRTMLLHQALVQIRIFVGNDPFLPLPDEDAVLLAMRAALPDGTADGAHDSTPDGAPGPGPGRAVEG; the protein is encoded by the coding sequence ATGGCTGACCTGACGCACGACCGCATTCCCGCAGGGGCGACCCGTCGAAGGGTGGCCGTGCTCGGCTCGCCCATCGCGCATTCCCTCTCACCGGCGCTGCACACGGCCGCGTACGGGGTTCTGGGACTGGACTGGGAGTACACGGCGGTCGAGGTGGCCGCAGGGGAGCTTGACGCCTTCCTCGAAACTCTCACCCCCGACTGGGTGGGCCTGTCGCTGACCATGCCGCTCAAACACGAGATCCAACCCCGGCTGGCCGACGTCGACCGCCTCGCCACTCTCACCGGTGCGGTCAACACCGTACTGTTCGGCGACGGTGCGCCGGGTGCGCCGCGCATCCTCACCGGCTACAACACGGATGTTCCCGGCCTGGTGCGCGCCCTCGCCGAAGCCGGCACCGACCGGGCGGCGCACGTGACCCTGCTCGGCGCCGGCGCCACCGCCGCATCCGCCCTCGTCGCCGCAGCCGAACTGGGCGCGGAAACCGTCGACGTGATCGCGCGCACCCCCGCCCGCGCCGCCGGGCTCGTTGATCTCGGCCGGCAACTGGGTCTCGTCGTGACGGTCTCCGCCCTCTCCGCCGTCACCGCCGCCGACCGGGTCAGCGACCTCGTGATCAGCACCATGCCGGGCGACGCCGCCCTGCCCGGCGAATTCCCCGCGATGCTGCGGGCGAGCACCCCGCTGTTCGACGTGGGCTATGCACCGTGGCCGACGGCCCTGGCCTCGTCGTGGACGGCGGCGGGCGGACGGGCCAGCTCCGGCCGCACCATGCTGTTGCACCAGGCCCTGGTGCAGATCCGTATTTTTGTGGGCAACGACCCGTTCCTGCCGCTCCCCGATGAAGACGCCGTGCTGCTGGCCATGCGTGCGGCGCTGCCCGACGGCACGGCTGACGGCGCTCACGACAGCACCCCCGACGGTGCCCCCGGCCCGGGACCCGGCCGCGCTGTGGAAGGATAG
- the aroC gene encoding chorismate synthase: MLRWLTAGESHGPELLAIVEGLPAGIPVTLDEIRLDLARRKLGYGRGARMKFEQDELNISGGVRHGLTLGGPVALRIGNTEWPKWAEVMSPEPVDPATLTRGRGAPLVRPRPGHADLVGMQKYDFDEARPVLERASARETAARVALGAVARAFLAGLGIELVSHTLSIGPVRVPEDAPLPHPSDVDTLDADPLRCFDPVTSALMVAEVDAAHKDGDTLGGIVEVLAYNVPPGLGSFVHWDRRLDSQLAAALMGIQAIKGVEVGDGFLTTTRRGSAAHDELVQVDDRIVRASDKAGGTEGGMSTGTVLRVRAGMKPIATIPRALRTVDITTSEAAPAHHQRSDVCAVPAAGVVAEAMVALVLANSVLEKFGGDSLTETKRNLDAYLANIPANLRTGASSGATV; this comes from the coding sequence ATGCTTCGTTGGCTCACCGCCGGAGAGTCCCACGGCCCCGAACTCCTCGCCATTGTCGAGGGTTTGCCCGCTGGGATCCCGGTCACCCTAGATGAGATCCGCCTCGACCTTGCGCGCCGCAAACTCGGCTACGGCCGTGGTGCCCGCATGAAGTTCGAACAGGACGAACTGAACATTTCCGGCGGCGTGCGGCACGGTCTCACCCTCGGTGGACCCGTTGCCCTGCGCATCGGCAACACCGAATGGCCCAAGTGGGCCGAGGTGATGAGCCCGGAGCCCGTCGACCCGGCCACACTCACCCGCGGCCGCGGCGCGCCCCTGGTGCGCCCGCGCCCCGGCCACGCCGACCTGGTCGGCATGCAGAAGTACGACTTCGACGAGGCCCGCCCGGTCCTGGAGCGCGCCAGCGCCCGCGAGACCGCTGCCCGTGTCGCGCTCGGCGCCGTCGCCCGCGCCTTCCTGGCCGGCCTCGGCATCGAACTGGTCAGTCACACCCTGTCCATCGGCCCTGTACGGGTGCCCGAAGACGCGCCGCTGCCCCACCCGAGCGACGTCGACACCCTCGACGCCGACCCGCTGCGCTGTTTCGACCCTGTGACCAGCGCCCTGATGGTGGCCGAGGTGGATGCCGCGCACAAGGACGGCGACACCCTCGGCGGCATCGTCGAGGTGCTCGCCTACAACGTCCCGCCGGGGCTCGGTTCCTTCGTGCACTGGGACCGGCGCTTGGATTCGCAGCTGGCCGCCGCCCTGATGGGCATCCAGGCCATCAAGGGTGTCGAGGTCGGCGACGGCTTCCTCACCACCACCCGGCGCGGGTCGGCGGCGCACGACGAACTCGTGCAGGTCGACGACCGGATCGTGCGGGCCAGCGACAAGGCCGGCGGCACAGAGGGTGGCATGAGCACCGGCACGGTGCTGCGCGTGCGGGCGGGCATGAAGCCCATCGCCACCATCCCGCGGGCCCTGCGAACGGTGGACATCACCACCAGCGAGGCGGCCCCCGCCCACCACCAACGCTCAGACGTCTGTGCGGTGCCGGCTGCCGGCGTCGTCGCCGAGGCGATGGTGGCCCTGGTGCTGGCCAACTCGGTGCTGGAGAAGTTCGGCGGCGATTCGCTCACCGAAACCAAGCGCAACCTGGACGCCTACCTCGCCAACATCCCGGCGAACCTGCGTACAGGGGCGTCCAGCGGCGCCACCGTCTAG
- a CDS encoding DUF948 domain-containing protein, with product MSGGDIAGLIAAGVFAILVGFLALPLIKLGRVFDETTLAIRDLSHNVTPLLEETTSTIAQTNHQLATIDTITTNVAEVTGNVSALVALVAATVGGPLIKIAGFSAGVTAAFRASRPRRSKK from the coding sequence ATGTCTGGTGGAGATATCGCCGGCCTGATTGCCGCTGGAGTCTTTGCGATCCTGGTGGGATTCCTGGCTCTGCCCCTGATCAAACTGGGCCGGGTGTTCGACGAAACCACCCTCGCGATCCGCGACCTCAGCCACAACGTGACGCCGCTCCTCGAGGAAACGACGAGCACCATCGCCCAAACGAATCACCAGCTGGCCACCATCGACACCATCACCACGAATGTGGCCGAGGTCACCGGCAACGTGTCGGCCCTCGTCGCGCTGGTCGCCGCCACAGTGGGCGGCCCGCTGATCAAGATCGCGGGATTCTCCGCCGGGGTGACCGCGGCCTTCAGGGCCTCGCGTCCCCGCCGCAGCAAGAAGTAG
- the ruvX gene encoding Holliday junction resolvase RuvX, whose product MRTGVRVGIDVGTVRIGVARSDFHGMLATPVETVPRQRAAGSPQAGSPDAAATDLTRISAIVAELDAVEVIVGLPLALSGRHTASTEDAVGFAANLAGLLSVPVRLVDERLSTVSAQAALRTAGRSTRSQRPVVDQVAATIILQHALDTERASGNPAGAPVEQTGRP is encoded by the coding sequence ATGCGAACGGGTGTGCGCGTGGGAATCGATGTCGGCACGGTGCGGATCGGCGTCGCCCGGAGCGATTTCCACGGCATGCTCGCCACGCCGGTCGAGACGGTACCGCGGCAGCGCGCTGCCGGGTCGCCTCAGGCCGGGTCACCCGACGCGGCGGCAACCGACCTCACCCGGATCTCGGCGATCGTCGCGGAACTCGACGCCGTCGAGGTGATCGTCGGGCTGCCCTTGGCCCTGTCGGGGCGGCACACGGCGTCCACTGAAGACGCCGTGGGCTTCGCCGCGAACCTCGCCGGCCTGCTGTCCGTTCCCGTGCGGCTCGTCGATGAACGACTCTCCACAGTCTCCGCGCAGGCCGCATTGCGCACCGCCGGGCGGAGCACCCGCAGCCAACGTCCAGTCGTCGATCAGGTGGCCGCGACTATCATCTTGCAGCACGCACTTGATACCGAACGAGCCTCGGGCAACCCGGCCGGCGCGCCCGTAGAACAGACCGGAAGGCCGTAA
- a CDS encoding shikimate kinase — protein sequence MLFLSPDASRPADGWPAAPARTPEPAPAVSPVTAELTRATDTPLYPLVFIGPMASGKSKIGRRVARTLRVPFIDTDKDIVAAHGPITEIFARHGEEHFRELERAAVAAALQRERAVVSLGGGAVLDPATRDDLRRATVVSLSTTADAVRNRTKNAKRPLLAAGPDAWQRIYDERRPLYEALASIHFDTSTRPVDAIAADIVKWVRKQS from the coding sequence GTGCTGTTCCTCAGCCCGGATGCGTCCCGCCCGGCCGACGGCTGGCCCGCCGCCCCGGCGCGCACGCCCGAGCCGGCGCCGGCGGTGTCGCCCGTGACGGCGGAACTGACCCGGGCGACCGACACACCGCTCTACCCCCTCGTCTTCATCGGTCCGATGGCCTCCGGCAAGTCGAAGATCGGCCGCCGGGTGGCGCGGACCCTCCGGGTGCCGTTCATCGACACCGACAAGGACATCGTGGCCGCGCACGGCCCGATCACCGAGATCTTCGCCCGGCACGGCGAGGAACACTTCCGGGAGCTCGAGCGTGCCGCGGTCGCCGCGGCGCTGCAGCGCGAACGCGCCGTCGTGTCGCTCGGTGGGGGAGCCGTGCTCGACCCGGCCACCAGGGACGACCTCCGCCGCGCCACCGTGGTCTCGCTGAGCACCACCGCCGACGCCGTGCGCAACCGCACCAAGAACGCCAAACGTCCCCTGCTGGCGGCCGGGCCGGACGCCTGGCAGCGCATCTACGACGAGCGCCGCCCGCTGTACGAGGCGCTGGCCAGCATCCACTTCGACACCTCGACCAGGCCGGTCGACGCCATCGCCGCCGACATCGTGAAATGGGTAAGAAAACAATCGTGA
- the alaS gene encoding alanine--tRNA ligase: MQTADIRGRWLDFFADRGHTVVPSASLVSDDPTLLFTVAGMVPFVPYLTGLVPAPYPRATSVQKCIRTNDIEEVGKTPRHGTFFQMNGNFSFGDYFKEQAISYAWELLTSSEADGGYGFAEKDLWVTVYENDDEAFGYWRALGLPEHRIQRLGMDTNYWSTGQPGPAGPCSEIFFDRGPAYGIDGGPATDDDRYVEIWNLVFMQYLRGEGTGKNDFQILGDLPKKNIDTGMGLERVAFLKQGVENMYEIDQVRPVLDRAAALSGRRYGAVHDDDVRMRIVADHVRSSLMLMSDGVMPSNEGRGYILRRLMRRSVRAMRLLGVDTASFTELFPASRDAMSAAYPEVATDFDRISQAAYAEEETFLRTLASGSSVLDLAVAKTKSAQKAELPGDTAFLLHDTYGFPIEITLEMAEEAGLSVNREAFDTLMAKQRAMAKADAKAKKTHLADLSVYSAFRAHGETVFTGYDMLQTESSILGLIVDGASVNRAVAGDIAEVILAETALYAESGGQEADAGLIVGPGYELEVLDVQKPVKGLISHKVQVSSGEVGVGDPATSVVDPDWRRGARQAHSGTHILHAALRQVLGPNAHQSGSYNKAGFFRLDFSWNQALSPATRSEIEEISNNAIRDNLQVTTRELPLAEAKALGAMALFGEKYGDRVRVVDIGGPWSRELCAGTHVATSSEIGMINLVSEASVGSTNRRVESLVGLEAFRDLAAERAIVSQLTSNLKTPREQLPAKIMDLMQSLKAAEKKIATFEARALSDRVPALVATATRIGDLTVVAEDLGTLASADDVRMLVTGTRERLGSDPAVVALAATVADKPVVIVATNAAARDAGAKAGALAKQLAGILGGGGGGKDDLAQGGGTKVDLIPEALGTLRTLVSR, translated from the coding sequence ATGCAGACTGCCGACATCCGCGGGCGCTGGCTCGACTTCTTCGCCGACCGTGGACACACCGTTGTCCCCTCGGCGTCGCTCGTCAGCGACGACCCCACCCTCCTCTTCACCGTTGCCGGCATGGTGCCGTTCGTGCCGTACCTCACCGGTCTGGTTCCTGCCCCGTACCCGCGCGCCACGAGCGTGCAGAAGTGCATCCGCACCAACGACATCGAAGAGGTCGGCAAGACCCCGCGGCACGGCACGTTCTTCCAGATGAACGGCAACTTCTCCTTCGGCGACTACTTCAAGGAGCAGGCGATCAGCTACGCCTGGGAGCTGCTCACCTCGAGTGAGGCCGACGGCGGTTACGGCTTCGCCGAAAAGGACCTCTGGGTCACCGTCTACGAGAACGACGACGAGGCCTTCGGTTACTGGCGCGCCCTCGGACTCCCCGAGCACCGCATCCAGCGCCTCGGCATGGACACCAACTACTGGTCCACCGGTCAGCCCGGCCCGGCCGGCCCCTGCAGCGAGATCTTCTTCGACCGCGGCCCCGCCTACGGCATCGACGGCGGCCCGGCCACCGACGACGACAGGTACGTGGAGATCTGGAACCTCGTCTTCATGCAGTACTTGCGCGGCGAGGGAACCGGCAAGAACGACTTCCAGATCCTCGGCGACCTGCCCAAGAAGAACATCGACACCGGCATGGGCCTGGAGCGCGTCGCGTTCCTCAAGCAGGGCGTCGAGAACATGTACGAGATCGATCAGGTCCGCCCCGTTCTCGACCGCGCCGCCGCCCTCTCCGGCCGCCGCTACGGCGCCGTGCACGACGACGACGTGCGAATGCGCATCGTCGCGGACCACGTGCGCTCCTCCCTGATGCTCATGAGCGACGGCGTCATGCCGTCCAACGAAGGCCGCGGCTACATCCTGCGCCGCCTGATGCGCCGCAGCGTGCGTGCCATGCGCCTGCTCGGCGTGGACACCGCGTCGTTCACCGAGCTGTTCCCGGCCTCCCGCGACGCCATGAGCGCCGCATACCCGGAGGTCGCCACCGACTTCGACCGCATCAGCCAGGCGGCGTACGCCGAGGAAGAGACCTTCCTGCGCACCCTCGCGAGCGGCTCGAGCGTGCTCGACCTCGCCGTGGCCAAGACCAAGAGCGCCCAGAAAGCCGAACTGCCCGGCGACACGGCGTTCCTGCTGCACGACACCTATGGTTTCCCGATCGAGATCACCCTCGAAATGGCCGAGGAAGCCGGCCTGAGCGTCAACCGCGAGGCCTTCGACACCCTCATGGCAAAGCAGCGCGCGATGGCGAAGGCCGACGCCAAGGCCAAGAAGACCCACCTCGCCGACCTGTCCGTCTACAGCGCCTTCCGGGCGCACGGTGAGACCGTGTTCACCGGCTACGACATGCTGCAGACCGAGTCCAGCATCCTGGGCCTGATCGTCGACGGCGCATCCGTGAACCGTGCCGTGGCCGGCGACATCGCCGAGGTCATCCTCGCCGAGACCGCCCTGTACGCCGAGTCCGGCGGCCAGGAAGCCGACGCCGGCCTCATCGTTGGCCCGGGTTACGAACTCGAGGTTCTCGACGTGCAGAAGCCCGTCAAGGGCCTGATCAGCCACAAGGTGCAGGTCAGCTCGGGCGAAGTGGGCGTCGGCGACCCCGCCACGAGCGTCGTCGACCCCGACTGGCGTCGCGGCGCCCGCCAGGCGCACTCCGGCACACACATCCTGCACGCGGCGCTCCGCCAGGTACTGGGCCCGAACGCGCACCAGTCCGGCTCGTACAACAAGGCCGGATTCTTCAGGCTCGACTTCTCCTGGAACCAGGCCCTGTCGCCGGCCACGCGCAGCGAGATCGAGGAGATCTCCAACAACGCGATCCGCGACAACCTCCAGGTGACCACGAGAGAACTGCCGCTGGCGGAGGCCAAGGCGCTCGGCGCCATGGCCCTGTTCGGCGAGAAGTACGGCGACCGCGTGCGTGTCGTCGACATCGGCGGCCCCTGGTCCCGGGAACTCTGTGCGGGCACCCACGTGGCCACCAGCTCGGAGATCGGCATGATCAATCTGGTCAGCGAGGCCTCCGTCGGGTCGACCAACCGTCGAGTCGAGTCCCTCGTCGGGCTCGAGGCGTTCCGCGACCTCGCGGCTGAGCGGGCCATCGTGTCCCAGCTCACCAGCAACCTGAAGACGCCGCGCGAGCAGTTGCCGGCCAAGATCATGGACCTCATGCAGAGCCTCAAGGCTGCGGAGAAGAAGATCGCCACCTTCGAGGCCCGCGCCCTGAGCGACCGGGTGCCCGCCCTCGTGGCGACGGCCACCCGCATCGGCGACCTCACCGTCGTCGCCGAGGACCTCGGGACGCTCGCCTCCGCCGACGACGTGCGGATGCTCGTCACCGGCACCAGGGAACGCCTGGGCTCCGATCCCGCGGTCGTGGCCCTCGCGGCGACCGTGGCGGACAAGCCCGTCGTGATCGTGGCGACCAACGCCGCGGCCCGCGACGCCGGTGCGAAGGCCGGGGCCCTGGCCAAGCAGCTCGCCGGCATCCTCGGCGGCGGCGGCGGCGGCAAGGACGACCTCGCCCAGGGCGGCGGCACGAAGGTGGACTTGATCCCCGAAGCGCTGGGCACCCTGCGAACCCTCGTCTCCCGCTAA
- the aroB gene encoding 3-dehydroquinate synthase, translated as MIPAETGTTTITVSGVDSYPVFIGRGIVADVAEQLGDTVKKVLIVHTSHLGARAVALRESLLDRYEVLIAEVPDAEPAKRVEVAAFCWQVMGQADFTRTDAVIGFGGGAVTDLAGFVAATWLRGVKLVQIPTSVLGMVDAAVGGKNGINTAEGKNLVGTFYAPAAVICDLEILADLPRNEILAGFAEIVKAGFIQIPEILDIVEADVAAVTDPTTAEFRRVLELAIAMKARVVGADFKEAGLREILNYGHTLGHAVEHAERYGWRHGAAVAVGMMFAAELARLSGRLSDEAVDRHRRILESLTLPTTYPVGRWSTLLATMQRDKKTRSGMLRFIVLDDIGKPTVLEAPDASLLFAAYQEIGS; from the coding sequence ATGATCCCCGCAGAGACCGGCACCACCACCATCACCGTCAGCGGTGTCGACAGCTACCCGGTCTTCATCGGCCGCGGCATCGTCGCCGACGTCGCCGAGCAGCTCGGCGACACCGTGAAGAAGGTGCTCATCGTGCACACCTCGCACCTCGGCGCCCGCGCCGTGGCGCTGCGGGAGAGCCTGCTCGACCGCTACGAGGTGCTCATCGCCGAGGTGCCGGACGCCGAACCGGCCAAACGGGTCGAGGTGGCCGCGTTCTGCTGGCAGGTCATGGGCCAGGCCGACTTCACCCGCACCGACGCCGTGATCGGCTTCGGCGGCGGCGCTGTGACCGACCTCGCCGGTTTCGTTGCCGCCACCTGGCTGCGCGGCGTGAAGCTGGTGCAGATCCCCACCAGCGTGCTCGGCATGGTCGATGCCGCCGTCGGCGGAAAGAACGGCATCAACACCGCTGAGGGCAAGAACCTCGTCGGCACCTTCTACGCACCCGCCGCCGTGATCTGTGACCTCGAGATCCTCGCGGACCTGCCCCGGAACGAGATCCTCGCCGGCTTCGCCGAGATCGTGAAGGCCGGCTTCATCCAGATCCCCGAGATCCTCGACATCGTCGAGGCCGACGTCGCCGCGGTCACCGATCCCACCACCGCCGAGTTCCGCCGGGTCCTGGAGCTGGCGATCGCCATGAAGGCCCGCGTCGTCGGCGCCGACTTCAAAGAGGCGGGCCTGCGCGAGATCCTCAACTACGGGCACACCCTCGGGCATGCCGTCGAGCACGCCGAACGCTACGGCTGGCGGCACGGCGCCGCCGTCGCGGTGGGCATGATGTTCGCCGCCGAGCTTGCCCGGCTCAGCGGCCGGCTCTCCGACGAGGCCGTCGACAGGCACCGCCGCATCCTGGAATCTCTCACTCTGCCCACCACCTACCCGGTGGGCCGCTGGTCGACGCTGCTGGCCACCATGCAGCGCGACAAGAAGACCCGTAGCGGCATGCTGCGCTTCATCGTGCTCGACGACATCGGCAAGCCCACGGTGCTCGAGGCCCCCGACGCCTCCCTCCTCTTCGCCGCCTACCAAGAAATCGGCTCCTAA
- the mltG gene encoding endolytic transglycosylase MltG, translated as MAKSPPESPDATPSGTTGDQPLPSRRALREAARAAEAAQAAQGSTPAEAPQRETAPAPLASSPKPAPLPEAPTPPLSSPADSAAADHSSAAWAAEHNPFAGLGFGTPADGSADAPVAGREAVPGEDGSVRPPGRTSSRANRRARLSAQLDDQAAAPKKSRKGAWGCLIVLVIILGLMGAAAFALQGPISQLIAATQEPEDYEGSGSGEVLVMIHDGDTGSDIANTLLDQDVVKSYDAFYDLLLAQPTDPVFQPGAYLLASQMSSQAALTALQDPATRQELTVVIPEGTAAVDVLASLSEGTDIPLADLQAAAADLSGFGLPAEATTLEGFLFPATYTFQPGVTAHDAIKTLVDRQFQALDEAGVPAADRWKTIVMASLVQREAGLRDDYYKVAKVFYNRLDPAQWDSGLLQSDATVAYGTGNTHLVTTTDAERADANNAYNTYVHPGLPVGPISNPGDLAIDATLHPADGTWLFFVTWNLDTGETIFSTTAAEHDAGVEKWLAWMDEHPEYG; from the coding sequence GTGGCGAAATCCCCGCCGGAATCCCCTGACGCAACCCCGTCCGGGACCACGGGCGACCAGCCGCTGCCCTCCCGGCGGGCGCTCCGTGAGGCCGCCAGAGCGGCAGAGGCAGCCCAGGCAGCCCAGGGCAGCACGCCCGCAGAGGCGCCCCAGCGCGAGACCGCGCCCGCCCCGCTGGCTTCGTCGCCTAAGCCCGCTCCACTGCCGGAAGCGCCCACTCCGCCGCTGTCGAGCCCGGCTGACTCTGCCGCTGCCGACCACTCGTCTGCGGCCTGGGCAGCCGAGCACAATCCGTTCGCCGGCCTCGGCTTCGGCACGCCCGCAGACGGCTCCGCCGACGCACCCGTCGCCGGCCGTGAGGCCGTGCCGGGCGAGGACGGTTCCGTCCGGCCGCCCGGCCGGACCAGCTCACGCGCCAACCGCCGGGCCAGGCTCTCCGCCCAACTCGACGACCAGGCTGCCGCTCCGAAGAAGTCCCGCAAGGGCGCCTGGGGCTGCCTCATCGTGCTCGTCATCATTCTGGGGCTGATGGGTGCGGCGGCGTTCGCGCTGCAGGGCCCCATCAGCCAGCTGATCGCCGCCACCCAGGAGCCCGAAGACTACGAGGGCTCCGGCAGCGGCGAGGTGCTCGTCATGATCCACGACGGCGACACCGGCTCCGACATTGCCAACACCCTGCTGGACCAGGACGTCGTGAAGAGCTACGACGCCTTCTACGACCTGCTCCTCGCCCAGCCGACGGACCCGGTCTTCCAGCCGGGCGCCTACCTGCTGGCCTCGCAGATGAGTTCGCAGGCCGCGCTGACGGCCCTGCAGGACCCGGCGACCCGCCAGGAACTCACCGTGGTGATCCCGGAGGGAACCGCGGCCGTCGACGTGCTGGCGTCGCTCTCCGAAGGCACCGACATCCCGCTCGCCGACCTGCAGGCGGCCGCGGCCGACCTCTCCGGCTTCGGCCTGCCGGCGGAGGCCACCACCCTTGAGGGCTTCCTCTTCCCGGCCACCTACACGTTCCAGCCCGGCGTCACCGCGCACGACGCGATCAAGACCCTCGTCGACCGCCAGTTCCAGGCCCTCGACGAGGCCGGCGTGCCGGCAGCGGACCGGTGGAAGACCATCGTGATGGCCTCCCTGGTGCAGCGCGAAGCCGGACTCAGGGACGACTACTACAAGGTGGCCAAGGTCTTCTACAACCGCCTCGACCCGGCCCAGTGGGACAGCGGACTGTTGCAGTCCGACGCGACCGTCGCCTACGGAACGGGCAACACCCACCTGGTCACGACCACAGACGCCGAACGCGCCGATGCGAACAACGCCTACAACACCTACGTGCACCCCGGCCTGCCGGTCGGCCCGATCAGCAACCCCGGTGACCTCGCCATCGACGCGACCCTGCACCCGGCAGACGGAACCTGGCTATTCTTCGTGACGTGGAACCTGGACACCGGCGAGACCATCTTCTCCACGACGGCGGCGGAACACGATGCCGGCGTCGAGAAGTGGCTGGCCTGGATGGATGAGCACCCGGAATATGGCTGA